The window tgttttggcggcacaagggggacctacacaatattaggcaggttttaatgttgtggctgtgaaAATCAGTGAGAGCTTTTCATGGGTTGTAAAAGACAAATATAAAAAGCAAGAGacacttgcttttttttttttttctcaaccatTTGTCACACTTGTTCTTCAGCCATTTCTGTCTGTCTAAATAGACTTTGTCTGAACCCAGTTACTCTGTGTTCATTTATAATGTGGTGCAGGGTCAGGCTCTGTTCTGACTTGTTGCCTTTTCACAGTACAGGCAGTCCTTAGTATCTGAGATTGGATTAAACATGGGAAATTTGTATCTGTACCCATCAAATaatattcatatttcattttcTGGTTATGTGAAAACTCACTCTGTGCAGCTTGATCTCCCATTGGCCTGTTCTTGTATATCAAGCCTTGTTTATTTGCGGGTGACTTATTCACTTTTGTggctcacaaacaaacaaaacattgtttcTCTCTGTTCATTCTTCTCAAGACAGATGTGTTGTAGCCAGAGTCTTCCTGTTTCATACATATTATAAAGATTAATTCTTCCATAAATTCAGCTCCAACATTTTATTTCAGCTAGAATCTGAAAAATTGTTCAAACTTCTTTAGTGTCCTCAATATAAAACACGGTCTTTTAGAAACTGCaggctgtacattttaaatgcatatattgttgtttcttcaacttcgagcactttcatgtcccataatctaaacaaagagtaaaataaagataaaccatttcaatatttattgtgtgaaaatgatttcaaaagtgattttttcaaaagtgtcccacagttgtggcgtcattgaCACTCCAGACAATTTTgcccataaataaaaaataattcaagtTAGTGCACTTAACTAGCCAAAGTGAATTAAAGTTTCAGTGAAGagtatgcttgagatgaaatacatCTCAAGTGTTGTTTGAAGAAAAAGTAAATATCGCCTgcagaatacttttattgggtgtcatttccagTAAAGCTGTAATTGTGCCAAATTTATACAAAGAGTGTTAATATTATGTAATTGCGTGTATTtgagatacataaaatgttagcaatgaaattagccttagccattttgttttataaaagtaaaaaatgtaatttccaaaacggtaatttccaccacagaattctaaacacaacacagaatttgggatgcggtggaaatgacactgtggtggggaAAAAAGACAAAACGGACATTAACCTCCTGTGatgcacatacatacactattggacattgttagtggacaattaaataaactagtgagagagtgaaaaatgtattaacaatactttctagaaatccacagtgctaaaagtgaaGTTCAAGAAACACCCGCATCTGCTGAAAgcacattttgtcaacattttatTACACTAGCACATAGATAACCTAAAATGGACTACATGGACtaaaaaagccacaaaactatcattttaatttcatgggaTCTTTGTGGGAAGAAATCATAATTTCTGTCATTGTTCCTTTAGGATCCTGAGGCTGCAGCTTTTGTGCATCAGCAATCAAAGGTGTGGTGCTGGTGCTTCTGTCTGGGATTGGCTCTTGTACTTTCTGGTGTTATAGTGGGAGGAGCTTACCTGTATAAGTACTATGTGCTAGAGGTGAGTAATTATCGTGTACCATGGCAGTGTCAAAATCAAAACTTGATAACATCTAACATGCTCAAACATCTCATCATGCATTACTGTTGATCTTTATTTGAATCAATTTCAGTAATGTCATACTGCCAGTTTGACCCATGTAAAACAGGAAAAAGAAGAAGTTATAGTTCTGTTCCTGGAAATCAGTGTTattttggttctttttttttttttccagaaaccTGACACATGCTTCTCCATTTGTGCTCTTCAGCCTACACAATAAGCACATCATTGATTTCACTTTGAAAAGCATAGATTTTGATAGACCATTGAGATGAGGGAAAAGAACCAACAGTTCATAAACATGCTTGTGTTCATGCAATGTCTATTTTTAACCCCACAGGAGGAGCGGGTGTTTGTCTGTGGGATGAAATACATTGAGGAAGACTATGATTtggatggggaggtggaggtggGGGTACCACTGAAGTTGATTGAGGAGAATTTGTGCATTTTGGAGGACGATGAAGTAGAGCTCATCACAGTCCCAGTCCCTGAGTTCAGAGACAGCGATCCAGCAAACATCGTGCATGACTTCAACATGGTGCGGAAATAcaagcagacacacacaaacacagatgtcTGTTGGATGAAAATATACACACAGTCTTGGCTATCTGCTTGTTTTCTCTGCCCCTTAAAGTTATTTGACTGGATTAGCCTGATCATTTTAAAGGGGCCATACACATCCTAGTTAAATGTTTCCCTAAAGTCCACTTATAAATGTTAGTCAAGACTTCTTACATgaacacatttgtttttaattcagttttacatgaccattttccatcTGATGTCTGATCTTCATACCGTGCCTACAATTCAAGCAAGcagtcagtacgtttacatgctttttatttatttttttttgcttagtcAAGCTAGTctttgtctgtccaagtatacatgacacaatgcgtaatagaatatttgaaggaaggacgaaAAATATGCAAAGATAAAAACACGTGGGATGCCAGCTTTCTACCAATTAaattcaatatattttattttgtgatttaatgACTTGATTAAAGGGACATTCTAAAACAGAAAAGGCTTAACGTTACTTAATATACTAAGACATTAAGAATTTTTCATGTTAAGCATTTAACTAAACCTGTATTGTTTTGCATTAAGAGAGTCCATCTCTTTCAGAATGAGCACTGACAAATGTAATGGAACATAATGCCATATCATCAATaagtgtgtttactggtgttttattgtgactttatttactttcacaggAATCACAAGGGTGGGAAACAATTATCATGTACTCAAATGTCATATTTTTGACAACAAGCTGCTATTTTAATACTCCTGTTTTTGACGGAAAATGCGACAGAAGACAGGCACAAGTTGTCATTCAGCCCATTTACGTGCACACCAGTAAGCTGATAACTcccataaattaattttaaaaaatcagacaaagcaagaaacccgtgtttaaatgagatttgaaGTAATCAAGTAATTCTCTGCTTTTTTCTTCAAACTAGGAAGAGgcatattaaaaacaaatacCGAAACGTTCTCAGCTCTTTGAGAGTTAGACGCTAAAATACGTGACAAGCTGCGTCCCGTATGGATTTAATATGAATCGCAATTCTGTTCGCTTAAATACTGGAGGGTTGGCAACCCTAGTTGTGCATCACCTGTCTTGTGCACAACAACGATGCTAATGATAGTCCGATTAATCATGTTATCAAGATCTCTTAGTCCAATTTCACACAAAACGCACTTGtacgatttcagtcggactaaagcattgatatttatatataattttaaaagtgTCATGTATAGATCAGCTATagatctcgcgctctttgctttcaaattacatactgtacataactttaagctagggtgaccagattcctgcttgtggaaaacgggacagccccctcccatcaaaaatgaaattaacgtatccttacctaggtgcagatcaatactaagtagagggtgcatccacatctgtaacttttgtcacattgtacttttcgctggcagcagtttttctcagtgtgcacttgtctttcaagagtttatcgtaaaatgcagagcagtccagtccaaaattaagacgtatgaaaagcattgccttcatgactgttacaatgagtcgagatttatccggtgtccatgctgcattcattaatgagaacacacgctccacatatgcagatgtcccaggcaggcataaaacaaactccacgaccttagCTAAGACTCCAAAGTTGATGGTCTTACTCTCCAActcacgaaaaacatctgtccatctctcagacacggccgtcttgttcatgttccactcacacacaagtgacaatgttttttatgcaagcccactcatcaaagaacgtggttttgtcaatcaaactgagagcagggatcctggagtagaagtgttcgaggctgctctgaatgtctttctactctgggatgtctctcattagggcccactcaagtttttctgtgttctccaatgagtggctccaattttggaggtaatccaccgatgctgaataaaggtttctcactgcacaaaagaaatcatccacttgcatgtcaccagcttcaaccagggcatccagctgctttttaatgtcagagggtatgaatgattcctccagcctggcctgcaagacttttctcaggtcatgaatgtgcaaagctatggctgtgcacaacagaataataagcaaaaagtccttcacttgcatgtaccttgtcagattcggaactttgcttaaaaaaaaaaatcgctaacacttgtggcacacttacttttagcagcatccacatgcttttttgtatgaacatgctgcgcgatgttggtgcggcctccatgggcgatggaaaagcgagctccacaaatcttcCACCTCattttactaggctctgtctgtgactccttttttagaaatgtaaactctttttgaagatcctcattaaatgtacatgcacacttccttgacatttttccagacccaatttcatctgtgtgctctttcaaactgactcttcaatcagttcactaactggacgtctattgataggggattgtgattagATAGTTTAAttcaatcatgtacttcaaataacaaggtgtaattttattggttttacaagccgtatccttggctacctttgattagaatactcacgtgactgagaaagccacatagccaatagagaaattttaggagaggggaaatatgggacaaaacacgattttttcagaacaagtagggacactagaaaaagtgcttaagtACAGGACTGTTCCCGGGAAACGGGATGTCTGGCCAACATACTTAAAGCTtaattgcatcactcaaggccagctagaaggccttgactgaGACAtgtcctaaagaccacacccaccaacaacaaatttgattggctgataaatctgacaatctgacttcagATGCCTATTTTCTGCAcggttgagggattctgtagaaattctgaaggcctgacggggtggaatTCCGACTCACACGCTGCTGTGAAACAGccgtcacacttcgcttgtaagcatcaggGTATAAATTCTGattagatacatttttaattttttgctctttgtagatgaattaggagtggaaatgaaagtgaatgagaatgaaaggatgaaaaaatatttctttattaggcatgttaggccagcagagaaggctttgctggaccTGAAAATTCACCACTGcgttttaaaaagacaaattattgtatttgtgtgactgaaattgaacttttaaaatgcatgtaaacgtactgtgTCGCAACAGAATTAGATTGCTAATCTTTTCAGACAAAATAAGCATCAACTCTttgaaaatcctgttttccatggTACAAACCATTTGGGATAAGTATGCTGATTACACAAAAGTGCTTGTAACAGGAAAACAGTGGAAGCCAGAATTCAAATGTGTTAAGGGCTGAGACATCTGATAGTATTAAAtaatgggtttttcaatgactGATTCTTAAAATTTGGTCCTCCCCTTGAAAGATATTTGCTTACAtcctcatttataaaaatacagaaaaatatcattataatcttataataatataatatatatataatatagtcttAGTATCTGTCTATTTCCTGGCAAATAACTTTGTGTGTCATTCTGTGCTATCAGAGGCTGACTGCTTATCTCGACCTAAATCTGAACAAGTGCTACATCATTGCCCTGAACACCTCTATCGTCATGCCACCCAAGGACCTTTTAGAGTTTCTGGTTAACATCAAGGTATGCAGCCACAATAGTGCGAGGAGAACAGAGTGACTGTCTTTTACATGTGATTAAGTGGTTCTGATTAATGAAAGTTACTTTTatctttatcttttttctttgtgtatgtgtgtgtgtgatttgcagGCAGGAACGTATCTTCCTCAGTCATACCTGGTGCATGAAGAGATGATGGTTACAGAGAAGCTGGAAAGCACCACTCAGCTGGGCTATTTCATTAATAACCTGTGCAAAGACAAAGACATGTACAGACTCCAGCGCAGAGACACCATACTTGGTAAATGTACAAACGCACACAAACACTTTGATCGGATTATGTTCACAGCAAGCGGTGTTAATGTCACTCCATATACATGTAATTTTCTCTCCTCAAGTTTACCAAGTGCATTTGAAATGTGTTAGCATACCAAAAACCCCACAGACACAATCAAGCTGTAATGTAAGAGGTTTTACATCATAGCTGCATACTTTCAAACTTCTGAAACCATATTCTGCTCCACTGTAGGTATACAGAAGCGTGAGGCTCTCAACTGCCTTAAGATCCGCCATTTTGAAAACAAGTTTGTCGTTGAGACCTTGATCTGCGAGCCCTGAGGATAAAGCATGTCAGCGAGCAGAGGAAAAGAGAGGGAGGAGAAATACACACAGGTCTTTGATACAATTGCAGCTTTTAAACTCTTTCTTCACTGCATTGAAAAGCTTTTCCTTTGTAGCTGTTTGTTTtccattctttttaaaatcttaaatgtgaaaatataatttttcatttttctttttttttctgcacaaAGAAAATGGTGTGATATATTTGTGTTTGCATTGAAATACTAGTTTAATTTTAGTCTTAGAAATATTGCACACCAAAGACATAATAATAGAAATTGTATCAGGGTTAAGACAGAATGGGTAATGAAATACACAACTCAGACCATTTTCATATCTCTAAACAGTCTAAAACATTTTCTGTTACAACATCTGTTGTATTTAACATCTGCAACATCTACTGTATTTATTACCGACACTGTTGAAAGATAATAGCAAATGTGTGTGTAATCTGGATCACGTTGCAGCACTACCGTGAATTGAGTATAAATACAGTGCTTTGTTTTTGTACAAATACAAAACTAGAAAATCTAAAATCACAAAGATTTAAAATTGTGACTATTTTTATACGATATTGCCTCTATATTTGCTCATTTGTATATAACCTGTCAATGAAAAAGACCAatcattaaatacaattttaatcttTAGGCTTAAGTAATTTGTCTGAAAATATGTAATAAACTccatgtacaattttttttttttgtcgtgaTCTTGAGTGGAGTCCTATTATATACAGCTGCTCAGACATGTTATATATACAACTTTATTTATTGTGCATTGCGTTTGCTTAATTAAATGGGTTATTTGGAAAATGCAGCTCAGTAAATCAGTGTCTACATCTTTCAGTGAAATAGAACTGAAATGACTAATTAAAGTTTAAGCTCACTTAGTATTTCTGTCATTAAGGAGAACACGATAAATATTTCTTTCATAGGTGAATACTGGTAAAGAAACTTGCCATTATTTTGATTTGTGTTTTCCACCTGATAAATTGAACAATTGTGGTCCGATTCTTTAGAAACAGCTGAGCTCACTTTTCAGATACCTTACAACTTAATTAATAGTACGTTTGACAATGATTTTGAGGATGGACACACTCACATAGTAACATCAGTAGCCTGATGtgcatttctccaaaaatgtaacaGACCAGAACAGCTGTGATTGGCCCACATTGTAACCAGAGACCCTCCaccagcatgaaaaaaaaaaaaatatatatatatatatatatatctctatctGAGGTAGCTTTGCATTATACGTGGACATCACAGAATGAGTTAAAGTCGCCCTCCATTGTGGTTTGGAAATAACATCACATCCTGTATAAAATGGCTTTTACAGATCTGTCGAGTAAAGTTCATTCAACATATTTATCAGTCAATAGCTCACATTTATCTCCCTTACTTGCCTTAAGGACATCATGTATGTCGGAGATGTCTAAATTAAAAACTAGTTCAGTTACATTTAGAGATAATGGGCAACTGCAAATGAATGAGTCAATCGAGCCCACCACACATTGGCAGCTGTtaatacatttaatcatttaatttaaaaggCAAATTGAAAAGGGGAAATTTTTTTGAAGACACTGGACTGAGACGTATCAATTTCAGCATTCATAAGCAAGATGGTTGACAGTATTTGTGACCTGTAGACCTTAAGTTTAATTCCAGTACAAAACCTGACTAAGCCTCATTTCACAGCAGGAAATGAATGATTGATAAACTAGATCGAATGTCTAGTGTTAAACCAGACTGATAGTTGCCAGATTGAATGTCTTCTGCTAGATTTTTCAAGGATGCTTGAACACACACATTCAGATGGAGGCCGCTGGTCTCCAGAATAAAATTCTATTCTTGGTGAAACGaggaaggaaagaaaataaaCCATTAAAAAACATCTCAAGAGGGGATGATAATCACATCTGCAATTACAATTTTCTTCATCTGTGAAACCAAACTGAGCTTTCTCCTTTCCAtaaagaaaaaaagcacaaaagcaTGGTATACTAGCTATGTCTGCATTTTGTGGTCACAAAATTGGATTTATTTGTACGAGatacaaaaatgtaaacattgcaaaataaatagttaaaacaAGTGACGCAGGACCTATATTCATGCTCATGATCCACACATGAACTGATGCACTTGTCTTGCTTGCATTTCCAAGTGCAAAAGcatgatgataaaaaaaatttaatttcaaataacAGAAATGACAGACTAACGATACAAATATACTATTTTACAAGGTAGTGATAATTCCCAATTTACAAAATGTACACTTATTATATTGACAATTTTATCTTAATATTTTGATATGCTGCTATTGGTTATAAGTCAGTGTTGAAGCGCATAGCTCTCAGCACTCAAGTCTGTGAGTTTATGTTTGGGCTATGTGACCTCCATGGCCACTGTGGTCTCTGATAAGCCATTGAGAGCCAGCCTCTCTGGTTCATGGTTCTCCCTGCAAATGAAAAGCAACAGAGACAGTATTATTATAACACTTAATAGTCACATGTTTCATGAGCAAGCACAAATGCCTTAGGATAAATACATGCAAATTATTTAAGAaatagtttacaaaaaaaaaaaaaaaaatctgtcatctgaGTTAAACCAGTTTTCATAACTATGAATGCCAGGCTTTGTTTGTCATTGTTCACGTGATTCTCTTCACTTGGTATATGCTTTGCAGCCTCACTGTCATAAGTATCATCACCATCTATGACAATGTCTAAGCTGATCGTTTCCATGCAATCAAAGTGAAATGTTACCATGGTTGTAAAGCTGTCAAGATTTTCAAGGCAGGTTTTTCAGTGAGTACTgacttaaatttcaataagttcctcacataaagccatcatatagcttcagaagacttggaatattattgtacaagtcatatggactacttttattatgctttttttttttactttttagagcttgacaatcCCTGGTCCCAATCCACTTTCATTTCTTCTCATTTTGTGCTCCACTGaagaaagtttggaatgacatatggGTGAGAAAATTGTGACAatattaattttggggtgaactatccctttaaggccatccctttaagtatttatttatttgcttaaaaaaatggAAGCctccattaaaataataaacaaagagTCATGGCAGTGAAATATTTCAGACATTTCTTATTCTGAAAATTTGCTGATAGGTCAAATTCTTAATCCTCTTCCATTTGAATGAATGCTGGGATGTCAGGGTTCAGACCTGGCAATGCTGTCGATGGCACTGGTGGGGGTGACTTTGGGTACCCGGTCCAGACAGCTAGCGACACTGGCCAGCTTTAAGGCTGAGGGGGCGCACGGGCGTGCGTTGTGGTGTGTGTGGGCCAGAGACACTGCGCTCAGGTGCCCATGGCCGTGAGGAAGAGACTGCGGGTTGGATCTGCTTGATGTCCATATTAAAGAGCTTGAATCACCACCAACTCCACTCTGTGCAGAACGGTTTAATTTGGCTTGTCTAAAGCTTCCTGTAGGAGACAAATTTTAAAGTCAAATAATCAATCATATTCCCTTGTTTCAATTAACCCCTCGATATAAGACTGATGTTGTCATCCAAGTCTCAATAACAGTTTTGCCAAGCAGTCATATGATTCCCCAAACAGAGGACTTGTATTTCCATATGTAATGGATTTCCATTCCAtttttgcatttggcagacaccttTATTTAAAGTGATAATGCATTCAAGCTATGCATTTTTCAGTATCTGTACTCCCTTGAACCCACAAACTTTAGTTATATTTGGACCACACTATAAGCTGTGTACTTAGAGAAGTTACACTTGCCTGAATTGGGAAGAATGCCATTGACACAAGAAATCTGGGGCCTGTTTTCATTGTTGGGAGTGTTAACTACAGCAGAGGCAGCAAAGTGTGCACTAGCCGAGTCCAGAGTCTTAGACATGCAGTCAGACGAGACCGTGTCCTGTGGAAGAAACATTTTCATAAATCAGTCAAATTGTATGGCCCCCATAGGGTGACCAGTTCAAGCTCTACTTGGGCTACTAATATGACTGGATTCTTATGCAGTGAATGTCCAAGattttaaacaggtttaaaaagTAATACTTTTTTCTTTGCAAAACGTTTTTTAAATTAGGGAAACCTTTTAATAAGCGTaaatttataaatacaataaaataaggcAGAGATTTAGGCCGAGTGGTGTACTAACAGGCGGGTGTGTGAGAGGTTCTGGTGCTGTTGAGTTCTGCTGGAGTTCTTGTTGCTGCAACTGTTTGTGCATCTGAACCAGCTGTTGCTGATGGGAGTTAAACTGCTCCTCTGT is drawn from Myxocyprinus asiaticus isolate MX2 ecotype Aquarium Trade chromosome 11, UBuf_Myxa_2, whole genome shotgun sequence and contains these coding sequences:
- the LOC127448390 gene encoding integral membrane protein 2B-like; this encodes MVKVSFNTALAQKDPKKDSETLIPDAQDPEAAAFVHQQSKVWCWCFCLGLALVLSGVIVGGAYLYKYYVLEEERVFVCGMKYIEEDYDLDGEVEVGVPLKLIEENLCILEDDEVELITVPVPEFRDSDPANIVHDFNMRLTAYLDLNLNKCYIIALNTSIVMPPKDLLEFLVNIKAGTYLPQSYLVHEEMMVTEKLESTTQLGYFINNLCKDKDMYRLQRRDTILGIQKREALNCLKIRHFENKFVVETLICEP